From a single Piliocolobus tephrosceles isolate RC106 chromosome 21, ASM277652v3, whole genome shotgun sequence genomic region:
- the FUZ gene encoding protein fuzzy homolog, with protein MGEEGTGGTVHLLCLAASSGVPLFCRSSRGGAPARQQLPFSVIGSLNGVHMFGQNLEVQLSSARTENTTVVWKSFHDSITLIVLSSEVGISELRLERLLQMVFGAMVLLVGLEELTNIRNVERLKKDLRASYCLIDSFLGDSELIGDLTQCVDCVIPPEGSLLQEALSGFAEAAGTAFVSLVVSGRVLAATEGWWRLGTPEAVLLPWLVGSLPPQTARDYPVYLPHGSPTVPHRLLTLTLLPSLELCLLCGPTPPLSQLYPQLLERCWQPLLDPLRACLPLGPRALPSGFPLHTDILGLLLLHLELKRCLFTVEPLGDKEPSPEQRRRLLRNFYTLVTSTHFPPEPGPPEKTEREVYQAQLPRACYLVLGTEEPGKGVRLVALQLGVRRLLLLLSPQSPSHGLRSLATHTLHALTPLL; from the exons ATGGGGGAGGAGGGGACGGGCGGCACCGTTCATCTGCTGTGCCTCGCGGCGTCCAGCGGGGTCCCCCTGTTCTGCAGGAGCAGTCGCGGCGGCGCCCCGGCCCGTCAGCAG CTCCCGTTCTCTGTCATCGGTTCCCTCAATGGAGTCCATATGTTTGGGCAGAATCTGGAGGTGCAGCTGAGCTCTGCGAGGACCGAGAACACGACTGTGGTGTGGAAAAGCTTCCATGACAG CATCACCCTCATTGTTCTGTCATCTGAGGTGGGCATCtctgagctgaggctggagagacTACTCCAAATGGTGTTTGGAGCCATG GTCCTTCTTGTGGGACTTGAAGAACTGACCAATATCCGCAATGTGGAGAGACTGAAGAAGGACTTGAGG GCCAGCTACTGCCTCATCGACAGCTTCCTAGGGGACTCGGAGCTCATCGGGGACCTGACCCAGTGTGTGGACTGTGTGATTCCTCCAGAGGGGTCCCTCTTGCAG GAAGCCCTCTCCGGGTTCGCTGAGGCCGCGGGCACGGCATTCGTCAGCCTGGTGGTGTCAGGCCGGGTGTTGGCAGCAACGGAAGGTTGGTGGCGGCTAGGGACGCCGGAGGCCGTGCTGCTCCCCTGGCTGGTGGGGTCCCTGCCGCCTCAGACCGCTCGCGACTACCCGGTGTACCTGCCACACGGGAGCCCCACG GTCCCACACCGGCTCCTGACCCTGACACTGCTGCCGAGCCTGGAGCTGTGTCTACTCTGCGGGCCAACCCCACCCCTCAGCCAGTTGTATCCACAG CTTCTGGAGCGCTGCTGGCAGCCACTGCTGGACCCGTTGCGGGCCTGTCTGCCGCTGGGACCCCGAGCGCTGCCCAGTGGCTTCCCCCTTCACACAGACATCCTCGG GCTGCTGCTCCTCCACCTGGAACTGAAACGCTGCCTCTTCACCGTGGAGCCCTTGGGGGATAAAG AGCCTTCACCAGAACAGCGCCGGCGCCTCCTCCGAAACTTCTATACCCTGGTCACCTCCACGCACTTCCCACCAG AGCCAGGGCCACCAGAGAAGACAGAACGTGAGGTCTACCAGGCCCAGCTGCCCAGAGCCTGCTACCTGGTGTTGGGAACTGAGGAACCAGGCAAAGGAGTGCGTCTGGTGGCCCTGCAGCTGGGGGTTcggcggctgctgctgctgctgtctccCCAGAGTCCCAGCCATGGGCTACGAAGCCTGGCCACCCACACACTGCATGCCCTCACCCCACTTCTTTGA
- the AP2A1 gene encoding AP-2 complex subunit alpha-1 isoform X1, producing MDSVKQSAALCLLRLYKASPDLVPMGEWTARVVHLLNDQHMGVVTAAVSLITCLCKKNPDDFKTCISLAVSRLSRIVSSASTDLQDYTYYFVPAPWLSVKLLRLLQCYPPPEDAAVKGRLVECLETVLNKAQEPPKSKKVQHSNAKNAILFETISLIIHYDSEPNLLVRACNQLGQFLQHRETNLRYLALESMCTLASSEFSHEAVKTHIDTVINALKTERDVSVRQRAADLLYAMCDRSNAKQIVSEMLRYLETADYAIREEIVLKVAILAEKYAVDYSWYVDTILNLIRIAGDYVSEEVWYRVLQIVTNRDDVQGYAAKTVFEALQAPACHENMVKVGGYILGEFGNLIAGDPRSSPPVQFSLLHSKFHLCSVATRALLLSTYIKFINLFPETKATIQAVLRAGSQLRNADVELQQRAVEYLTLSSVASTDVLATVLEEMPPFPERESSILAKLKRKKGPGAGSALDDGRRDPSSNDINGGVEPTPSTVSTPSPSADLLGLRAAPPPAAPPASAGAGNLLVDVFDGPAAQPSLGPTPEEAFLSPGPEDIGPPIPEADELLNKFVCKNNGVLFENQLLQIGVKSEFRQNLGRMYLFYGNKTSVQFQNFSPTVVHPGDLQTQLAVQTKRVAAQVDGGAQVQQVLNIECLRDFLTPPLLSVRFRYGGAPQALTLKLPVTINKFFQPTEMAAQDFFQRWKQLSLPQQEAQKIFKANHPMDAEVTKAKLLGFGSALLDNVDPNPENFVGAGIIQTKALQVGCLLRLEPNAQAQMYRLTLRTSKEPVSRHLCELLAQQF from the exons ATTGTCTCCTCAGCCTCCACCGACCTCCAGGACTATACCTACTACTTCGTCCCAGCGCCCTGGCTCTCGGTGAAGCTCCTGCGGCTGCTGCAGTGCTACCCGCCTCCAG AGGATGCAGCTGTGAAGGGGCGGCTGGTGGAATGTCTGGAGACTGTGCTCAACAAGGCCCAGGAGCCCCCCAAATCCAAGAAGGTGCAGCACTCCAACGCCAAGAACGCCATCCTCTTCGAGACCATCAGCCTCATCATCCACTATGACAG TGAGCCCAACCTCCTGGTGCGGGCCTGCAACCAGCTGGGCCAGTTCCTGCAGCACCGGGAGACCAACCTGCGCTACCTGGCCCTGGAGAGCATGTGCACGCTGGCCAGTTCTGAGTTCTCCCACGAAGCCGTCAAGACGCACATTGACACCGTCATCAATGCCCTCAAG ACGGAGCGGGACGTCAGCGTGCGGCAGCGGGCAGCTGACCTCCTCTACGCCATGTGTGACCGGAGCAATGCCAAGCAGATCGTGTCAGAGATGCTGCGGTACCTGGAGACAGCCGACTATGCCATCCGCGAGGAGATC GTCCTGAAGGTGGCCATCCTGGCTGAGAAGTACGCCGTGGACTACAGCTGGTATGTGGACACCATCCTCAACCTCATCCGCATTGCGGGCGACTACGTGAGTGAGGAGGTGTGGTACCGTGTGCTACAGATCGTCACCAACCGTGATGACGTCCAGGGCTATGCCGCCAAGACGGTCTTTGAG GCGCTCCAGGCCCCCGCCTGTCATGAGAACATGGTGAAGGTTGGCGGCTACATCCTTGGGGAGTTTGGGAACCTGATTGCTGGGGACCCCCGCTCCAG CCCCCCAGTGCAGTTCTCCCTGCTCCACTCCAAGTTCCACCTGTGCAGCGTGGCGACGCGGGCGCTGCTGCTGTCCACCTACATCAAGTTCATCAACCTCTTCCCCGAGACCAAGGCCACCATCCAGGCCGTGCTGCGGGCCGGCTCCCAGCTGCGCAATGCTGATGTGGAGCTGCAGCAGCGAGCCGTGGAGTACCTCACCCTCAGCTCGGTGGCCAGCACCGACGTCCTG GCCACAGTGCTGGAGGAGATGCCGCCCTTCCCCGAGCGCGAGTCGTCCATCCTGGCCAAGCTGAAACGCAAGAAAGGGCCAGGGGCCGGCAGCGCCCTGGATGATGGCCGGAGGGACCCAAGCAGCAACGATATCAACGGGGGCGTAGAGCCCACCCCCAGCACTGTG TCGACGCCCTCGCCCTCCGCCGACCTCCTGGGGCTGCGGGCAGCCCCTCCCCCGGCAGCACCCCCAGCTTCTGCAGGGGCAGGGAACCTCCTGGTGGACGTCTTCGATGGCCCGGccgcccagcccagcctggggccCACCCCCGAGGAGGCCTTCCTTAG cccagGTCCTGAAGACATCGGCCCTCCCATTCCGGAAGCCGATGAATTGCTGAATAA GTTTGTGTGTAAGAACAACGGGGTTCTGTTCGAGAACCAGCTGCTGCAGATCGGAGTCAAGTCAGAGTTCCGGCAGAACCTAG GCCGTATGTATCTCTTCTATGGCAACAAGACCTCGGTGCAGTTCCAGAATTTCTCACCCACTGTGGTCCACCCCGGAGACCTCCAGACTC AGCTGGCTGTGCAGACCAAGCGCGTGGCTGCGCAGGTGGATGGTGGCGCGCAGGTGCAGCAGGTGCTCAATATCGAGTGTCTGCGGGACTTCCTGACGCCCCCGCTGCTGTCCGTGCGCTTCCG gtatggtggcgcccCCCAGGCTCTCACCCTGAAGCTCCCAGTGACCATCAACAAGTTCTTCCAGCCCACAGAGATGGCGGCCCAGGATTTCTTCCAGCGCTGGAAGCAGCTGAGCCt CCCTCAACAGGAGGCGCAGAAAATCTTCAAAGCCAACCACCCCATGGACGCAGAAGTTACTAAGGCCAAG CTTCTGGGGTTTGGCTCTGCTCTCCTGGACAATGTGGACCCCAACCCTGAGAACTTCGTGGGGGCGGGGATCATCCAGACTAAAGCCCTGCAGGTGGGCTGTCTGCTCCGGCTGGAGCCCAACGCCCAGGCCCAG ATGTATCGGCTGACCCTGCGCACCAGCAAGGAGCCCGTCTCCCGTCACCTGTGTGAGCTGCTGGCACAGCAGTTCTGA